From a single Apium graveolens cultivar Ventura unplaced genomic scaffold, ASM990537v1 ctg5945, whole genome shotgun sequence genomic region:
- the LOC141702935 gene encoding mannitol dehydrogenase, producing the protein MAKSPETEHPVQAFGYAASDTSGILSPFKFSRRATGDNDVRFKVLYCGVCHSDLHMVKNEWGMSTYPLVPGHEIVGKVTEVGSKVEKFKVGDTVGVGCLVGSCRSCEDCDDDSENNCAKQIQTYAFPNVDGSITYGGYADSMVADQHFVLRWPENLPLDSGAPLLCAGITTYSPLRTHGLDKPGTKVGVVGLGGLGHVAVKMAKAFGAIVTVISTSESKKQEALEKLGADEFLVSSDADQMQAAMGTLHGIIDTVSALHSVVPLLGLLKANGKLIMVGAPEKPLELPVFPLIMGRKVLAGSNIGGLKETQEMLDFAALHNITADVEVIPVDYINTAMERLVKSDVRYRFVIDVANTLKTE; encoded by the exons ATGGCAAAATCACCAGAAACAGAACACCCCGTCCAGGCTTTTGGCTATGCTGCTAGTGACACTTCTGGTATTCTTTCTCCATTCAAGTTCTCAAGAAG AGCAACAGGAGACAATGATGTGAGGTTCAAAGTACTGTATTGTGGAGTATGTCATTCAGATCTTCATATGGTCAAAAATGAATGGGGAATGAGCACCTATCCTCTTGTTCCAGG GCACGAAATTGTTGGTAAAGTAACCGAAGTGGGGAGTAAAGTCGAAAAATTCAAGGTGGGGGACACAGTTGGGGTAGGTTGTTTGGTTGGATCATGCCGTTCATGTGAGGATTGTGACGATGATTCAGAGAACAATTGTGCAAAGCAGATACAGACCTATGCTTTTCCCAACGTTGATGGAAGCATAACATACGGAGGATATGCCGACTCTATGGTTGCAGACCAGCACTTTGTTCTTCGTTGGCCTGAAAATTTGCCTCTGGATTCTGGTGCTCCTTTACTCTGTGCTGGGATTACAACTTACAGTCCCCTCAGAACACATGGACTAGACAAACCTGGTACTAAGGTAGGCGTTGTAGGTTTGGGTGGCCTTGGGCATGTAGCTGTTAAGATGGCAAAAGCATTCGGTGCTATTGTTACAGTTATAAGTACTTCCGAAAGCAAGAAGCAGGAAGCGTTGGAAAAACTTGGTGCTGATGAGTTTTTGGTTAGTAGTGATGCTGATCAGATGCAG GCTGCAATGGGCACACTACATGGAATTATAGATACTGTTTCTGCCCTTCACTCTGTGGTACCGTTGCTTGGACTATTAAAGGCCAATGGAAAGCTTATCATGGTTGGCGCACCAGAGAAGCCTTTGGAGTTGCCAGTGTTTCCCTTAATAATGG GGAGAAAGGTTCTTGCTGGGAGTAATATTGGTGGCCTGAAGGAAACACAAGAAATGCTTGATTTTGCAGCACTACACAACATAACTGCAGATGTTGAGGTTATCCCGGTGGACTATATTAACACTGCAATGGAGAGACTTGTGAAATCTGATGTCCGATACAGGTTTGTTATTGACGTTGCCAATACGTTGAAGACCGAGTGA
- the LOC141702936 gene encoding elongator complex protein 4 gives MAATRTRTSSFSRNFSAAPSSLTAGLKNGPNGTVFVSSGIPDLDKILGGGFPLGSLVMVMEDTDAPHHMLLLRNFMSQGLVHNQPLLYASPAKDPRSFLGTLPSPSTSKDDKARDHDAEQLSDKGLRIAWQYKKYFGEQQMSDHHRDIKLEYCNDFDLRKPLDRHFLNGQRIECISLQDCSNMSTLLDRCSKFLSQRHESNLTCAGRIAIQSFCSPQCDFSDLDWDMLSFIRSLKSIIRASNAVAIISFPASLLSSSFSKRWQHLADTLLSVRAIQDEDKELAKLLTGYQDMIGLLSVHKVARFNTQVPAILDATTFSMKLQKRRLLVLECLNQAPVDGSSGSSYGTTGSCSGSSKTGSLDF, from the exons ATGGCTGCTACTAGGACTCGAACAAGTAGCTTCTCTCGCAATTTTTCTGCTGCACCCTCTTCTCTGACAGCTGGTCTTAAGAATGGACCGAACGGAACTGTTTTTGTATCATCAGGAATACCCGATCTCGACA AAATTCTAGGAGGTGGCTTTCCTCTGGGGAGTCTTGTGATGGTGATGGAAGATACTGATGCACCTCATCATATGCTGTTGCTGAGGAATTTCATGTCTCAAGGACTGGTTCACAACCAACCTCTTCTGTACGCCAGTCCTGCAAAAGACCCCCGATCATTTCTTGGTACTTTACCAAGCCCGTCAACATCAAAAGATGACAAGGCACGTGATCATGATGCCGAACAG CTGTCGGACAAGGGACTGAGGATTGCCTGGCAATATAAGAAGTATTTTGGGGAACAACAGATGTCTGATCATCATCGAG ATATAAAACTTGAGTACTGCAACGACTTTGACTTGCGGAAGCCCCTAGATAGACACTTTCTTAATGGACAAAGGATCGAATGCATCAGTCTTCAAGATTGTTCAAATATGTCCACTCTTCTTGACCGTTGTTCAAAATTTTTATCTCAAAG ACATGAGAGCAATTTAACATGTGCCGGACGAATTGCTATTCAATCATTTTGTTCTCCACAATGTGACTTTTCTGACTTG GACTGGGATATGCTTTCTTTCATTAGATCCTTAAAAAGCATAATAAGAGCTTCAAATGCAGTTGCTATAATTTCATTCCCAGCTTCCCTCCTTTCCTCGTCATTTTCAAAGAGGTGGCAACATTTGGCTGATACTTTGCTGTCAGTCAGAGCAATTCAAG ATGAGGACAAAGAGTTGGCAAAATTGCTCACTGGTTACCAGGACATGATTGGCCTTCTCAGTGTACATAAGGTTGCTCGATTCAATACACAG GTTCCTGCTATCCTAGATGCAACAACATTTTCTATGAAGCTGCAGAAAAGAAGGTTGTTAGTCTTAGAATGTTTAAATCAAGCCCCAGTAGATGGTTCTAGTGGCAGTTCGTATGGAACTACTGGTAGTTGTTCTGGATCTTCCAAGACAGGCTCTCTTGATTTTTAA